One genomic window of Diospyros lotus cultivar Yz01 chromosome 8, ASM1463336v1, whole genome shotgun sequence includes the following:
- the LOC127808566 gene encoding uncharacterized protein LOC127808566 — MASVREVTCYRCGGKGHRANVCASSPQTGRLRLGGQGQKSAQKAPLPRGHGGPPSLPQGQHPVAIDRPHVQGRVFALTAVEAEHGDDTIQGILSLYGVDVRVLFDTGSTHSFISPLVVYHIPTPRIPLSYYLVVSMLGGKVLIGGEIYKDCEIMVDEQIVLGDLVALDIEDFDVILGMDWLTRHYAKVDCRRKVIQFEPP, encoded by the coding sequence ATGGCATCAGTCAGAGAGGTGACTTGTTATCGTTGTGGGGGTAAAGGCCATAGGGCTAATGTATGCGCTTCTTCACCTCAGACTGGAAGGTTGAGGCTAGGAGGACAGGGTCAGAAGTCAGCTCAAAAAGCTCCTTTGCCTAGGGGCCATGGAGGACCGCCATCGTTACCTCAGGGCCAACATCCAGTTGCTATAGATCGACCCCATGTGCAGGGGAGAGTGTTTGCATTGACAGCAGTAGAGGCTGAGCATGGAGATGACACTATTcaaggtatactttctcttTATGGTGTTGATGTACGTGTATTGTTTGATACAGGTTCCACTCACTCCTTCATTTCACCTCTGGTGGTATATCATATTCCCACCCCTCGAATTCCATTGTCATATTATCTGGTGGTATCCATGCTAGGGGGTAAGGTGTTGATAGGAGGAGAGATTTATAAGGATTGTGAGATTATGGTGGATGAGCAGATAGTACTGGGTGATTTGGTGGCCCTAGACATTGAAGATTTTGATGTGATtttgggtatggattggttaACACGCCACTATGCTAAAGTGGATTGTCGTCGAAAAGTAATTCAATTTGAGCCTCCCTAA